The following DNA comes from Bradyrhizobium sp. SK17.
GGTGATCTACATCCTGTACCGGATCGGCGACATCAAGTTCCTGCTGCTGAACTACAACCTCGACGTCGGCACCATCGCAGGCGGCGTGTTCCTGATGGCGCTGAAATTCGTGATCGAGCACGCCATCCTGTTGCAGTCCGAACACGACCTGACGATCTGAGGATGATGCTGGTGCCGATCGTCGTGAACCTCGATGTCATGCTCGCAAAACGAAAGCGCCGCCTCGGCGACCTCGCGGACGCCATCGGCATTTCGATCCAGAACCTCTCGATCCTGAAAACCGGCAAGGCCAAGGCGATGCGCTTCTCGACGCTGTCGGCGATCTGCCGGGAGCTGGACTGCCGGCCGGGCGATATTCTGGAATACGTGCCGGGC
Coding sequences within:
- a CDS encoding helix-turn-helix transcriptional regulator codes for the protein MLVPIVVNLDVMLAKRKRRLGDLADAIGISIQNLSILKTGKAKAMRFSTLSAICRELDCRPGDILEYVPGDEGGDADSGEGG